In Dendropsophus ebraccatus isolate aDenEbr1 chromosome 14, aDenEbr1.pat, whole genome shotgun sequence, the following proteins share a genomic window:
- the LOC138771864 gene encoding paraneoplastic antigen Ma2 homolog, which produces MAEPTLDPQAIAEWCRTLQLDQSHCLGLSISTTILTHRQIYQIMDETLSDSRCFIRGLKQDQSGNTMRVLLELDCPVANVVVPSNLEVGNEKYKVEIVVPAEEQPIQLASHPSAQRTTTATIGPEFLNAFGELVEKCAKSGHSTARYKHLPMFSGTQPPPSEEESFEAWMEQALQGLDEWEVSEALKRQRIVESLKGVAADTIRNLKLSKKDCTAHDYLEALQDVLCRTEGVSELLY; this is translated from the coding sequence ATGGCAGAACCAACCCTAGACCCACAAGCCATTGCTGAATGGTGCAGAACCCTCCAACTGGACCAGAGTCACTGTCTAGGCCTGTCCATTTCCACCACCATCCTTACTCATCGACAGATTTACCAGATAATGGACGAGACTCTGTCTGACAGTCGTTGTTTCATTAGAGGTCTAAAGCAAGACCAGAGTGGTAATACCATGAGAGTTCTATTGGAATTAGACTGCCCTGTTGCTAATGTAGTGGTGCCTAGCAATCTGGAAGTAGGAAATGAAAAATACAAAGTGGAAATAGTCGTACCAGCTGAAGAACAGCCGATACAGCTTGCAAGTCATCCTTCGGCTCAAAGAACCACTACCGCCACAATTGGCCCAGAGTTTCTGAATGCTTTTGGTGAATTAGTGGAAAAGTGTGCCAAGTCAGGTCATTCAACGGCTAGATATAAACACTTGCCAATGTTCTCAGGGACTCAGCCTCCCCCATCTGAAGAAGAAAGCTTTGAGGCCTGGATGGAACAGGCTCTGCAAGGCCTGGATGAATGGGAAGTTTCTGAAGCTCTCAAAAGGCAAAGGATAGTGGAAAGTTTGAAAGGGGTAGCGGCTGATACTATTAGGAATCTTAAGTTGAGTAAGAAAGACTGCACTGCACACGACtacctggaggcactgcaggatgtgttaTGTAGGACAGAGGGAGTCTCTGAACTCTTGTACTAG